In the Anaerolineae bacterium genome, CCGGGGCAGCCAGGCGATCAGCAGCCGCTGGCCAGGTTGGCGCCTTCCTTCAGCCAGGTGTACAGGCGGCGCATCAGGTCGATTCCCAGCGTTTCCAGGTCGTGCTCCGGCACATCGCCAGTCGTGGAACGCATCGCCTCCAGGAAGGCGTCAGCGCTGGAGGAGTAACCGGCCAGGGCTGGCGCTGCGCCACCCTGAGCAAACGCACCATGACAGCTATCGCAGCCGCTGCTGGTATAGACCTGGATGCCCAGCAGTTTCCCTTCTTCCAGAGCAACCGTCTGGGACGCCGCTTCCAGGCCCTGCAGCCACACATAGATGTCGCGTACGTCAGATTCGCTCAACTCAGCCTCGGAGAAGGCAGGTTTGGGCGGGCGCGTCTGGCGTACCGCCGCCGTGAAGGCCGCCTGGCTGATCGTCGTCCCCGCCAGCGATGGCCCGATTCCACCGCCCGCATTCCCACCATGGCAGTTAGCGCATTGCCAGTGGACAAACAGGGCGGCCCCATGTGCAGCGTCGCCCGCCGGGTTGAGCGTCGGCTCCGGCGCGGGCGTCGGCACAAGCTCGGTCGGGCGTGGTGTGGGCGCCGCCTCAGCACACCCGGCCAGCAGGATGACCAGCCCGGCCAGGATCACCAGCAGGCGCAGGCGGCTCATCGATCGCCTCCTGTTGGGACTGGCTCCGGCGCGGCGGAGCTTTCCTCGCCGGCGGCTTCCGCGGCAGCAAGCTGGCGCTGGTAGTGATCCTCCCAGGCAGCCTGTTCGGCCATCTTGCGCTCGTACCACTTGCGATGATGCAGGTAAGCGTAGAGACCGTTGACCTTGCCGCTGAACATACTGAAGAACGCCTGGCGCTCCTCCGGCATGATCGCACCCATATAGACATGAATGATCACCCCGGCGAAGACCCCGCCCACCGCGATGAAGTGGATCGGCATCGACCACTGGATCAGCCATTGCAGGCTGGTCGGGATCAACTCGCTGTAGGTCATGATCAGGCCGGTCACGCCGATGAAGAACGTGCCGATCAGCACCAGGTAGCTGTACAGCTTCTGCCCACCGTTGTAGGCGTCCTGTGGCGGCAGTGGTCTGTCTTTCATCAGCCCGAACATCTGCAGCGGGCGGATCATCAGCCAGCGCCAGTCATCCTTGTCCATCCACATGCGGGTGGCGGCGAAGGGGATGAAGTACTTGCGGAAGCCGAACAGCACGTTGAAGACCAGTACAAACAGCCAGATTTGCCCCCAGATGGCATGCCATTTGATCAGCGGAGCCAGCCCGCCGAACATACTGCGTACCAGGTCGTTCCAGGCCTGCGGAACGAACGGATACGCCTTGCCCAGCAGGATGGCAAACCCGGTCGGCAGGAGCAGTAACCAGCTAAAGGCGTTGAACCAGTGAGTCAGGATGTTAGCCGTATGGTGCTTGACCAGGGTTTGCTGGCGCAGGGCTTCACGTTCTTCAAGCGTCAGTTTTTCGTGGCTCATAGGATTATCCCCATCTCAAGATCGCGCCATCACG is a window encoding:
- a CDS encoding cytochrome c, which codes for MSRLRLLVILAGLVILLAGCAEAAPTPRPTELVPTPAPEPTLNPAGDAAHGAALFVHWQCANCHGGNAGGGIGPSLAGTTISQAAFTAAVRQTRPPKPAFSEAELSESDVRDIYVWLQGLEAASQTVALEEGKLLGIQVYTSSGCDSCHGAFAQGGAAPALAGYSSSADAFLEAMRSTTGDVPEHDLETLGIDLMRRLYTWLKEGANLASGC